Within the Micromonospora citrea genome, the region GTCGCTGTGGAGCTGATGTCGCAAACGACTCACCCACACGGGGTGGACGCCGCGGGCGCTGTCCGAGCTGGTGCCGCGATGATGCACCCGTACACGGGGGTGGACGGCTCGGGACGCTGTGGAACTGATGTCGCAAACGATTCGCCTCTGCGCGGAGTGGACGTCGCGCGCGCTGCCGAGCCGCTCCAGGTACGGGGCGGCGCATCACCCGATGACGTCGCCCACCGAGCGGTGACCTCGGAGGGACCGGTGAGCGTCCGAGGTCTCGGCAGGCAGGTGCCCCTCCAGGGGCCATTTCCTACCAGGATCTCGCGGGTGCTGTTCCGGCGAAGCCCGAGCGCGGTGATCGGAAGCAGGCTGCCTGGGCCCGAGGCGCCGGTGACGGGCAGCTCGCTCCTGGTCGGCGCGACGGTCGGGCTGACCGGCGAGCCGGCGGTCGGGCCGACCATCGGGCCGGCGGCCGGGTCGGCCGTCGGGCAGACCGTCGGTACGACGGTCGGGGTCGTGGTGGGCCTGGGGCTCGCCGCACAGGTGGGTGAGGACGAACTGGAGCAGACGTCCCGGTCCCCGTACGGCGGCCCCCGCCCAGGCTGGGGTCACAGTTCTGGGGCCTCCTCGGCCGCGGTGGGGACGTTGCCCGGGTTGACTCTGGTCGTCGTGGTGCCACGGCTGGCGCCGACCCCCACGGACGGTGGGGGCCGGCGTCGTCGGGTCGGGCGTCAGTTGGCGACGACCAGGTGGAACGGCCGGTCGGCCGGGGTGCCGGACGAGCTGCGGGTCTGGATGAAGACTGCGTTCGGCGTATCGAGCCGCGGCGCCACCGAGATCTCGCCACCCGGCGGCACGTTGTACGGGTCGGTGGTGCCGATGGTCGCGACGAACGTCTCCTGCGAGACGTTGTAGTTGAACAGGACCTGGTACTGCCCGGGCCCGTACCGGGTGGCGGAGACCGCCTCGGGCGAGCCACGGAGCAGGGTGCCGCCGCTGGTGACGACGGCGGAGGCCACGGTGCCCGGCGCGGTCGCCAGCGCGGACGGGCCCTGCGCCAGCGCGGCCTTGGCCTTGCGGGCCTCGGCGGGGGTCACCGCCGGCTGGCTGCCGGAGCCGGGCGCGCGGACGGCCGGCTGGGCGACCTCGGCGGGCGCCTGGGCCGCGGGCTGGGCGACGGCGATGCCGCCTCCGGCCAGGGCGAGCGCCAGGGCGGTGAAGGCCACCGCCGCCGCCTTGCGTCGGAAGATTTTGGTCATGACAGGTCTCCCTTTTTTTGACCGTACGGATTCGACCGGTCCCACCCGACGGCGGGACGGCTGATTTCCAATTCTCGGGTCGGGGAATTGACCGACAACCGCCGGAAGCCCGCGCTTCAGGCCGCACCATGAATGTTGTCGACTCAACGTTTTCCACCGACTCTGAGCAGGTATTACTACTCAGAGTTTCGACGTCTCAACCCACTGGAACGTAGCACCGGAAAAAGCCAGGCGTCAATAGTCGATCACTCGGCAAAACCGATGCCAGCGGTTTGTGAAATGCGAACGTTCCGCCATTCGCAGATGACTCCCCGGCGCAGCGGCGGGCGGCGCCGCGCGGCGGTGCCGCGATACCCTCCGGTGGTGATCACCGACGCGGCGGCACGGCCGGCGACGGACCAGGCCCGGACCTCGGGCACCCTGCTCTGCTGGGCGGCCGTCGCGCCCGGCGTCGCCTGGGCGGTCGTGCGGCTGGCCGGCCTCGACCGGGGACCGCTGGTGCAACTGCTGGCGTTCACGCCGTACGTCGCCGCCGGGAGCCTGCTGCCGCTGCTGCTCGCGCTCGCCCTGCGGCGCCGGTGGCCCGCGGTGGTCGCGGCGGTGGTCACGGCGGTGCTGGTGGCCGTGGTCGCGCCCCGGGCCCTGCCCGCCGGGCAGCCGCCGGCCGACGGGCCGACGGTGCGGCTGCTGACCGCCAACCTGCTCGCCGGGGCCGCCGACGCGCGGGCGCTGGTCGGCCTGGTCGAGCGGCACCGGGTCGACGTGCTCACCGTGCAGGAGTTCACGCCGCGGGCGGCGGCCGAGCTGGACCGGCTCGGCCTCGGCCGGCTGCTCCCCCACCGGCACCTCAACCCGCAGGCCGGCACCGTGGGCTCCGGGCTCTACGCCCGCTTCCCGGTCGGCGAGGTCGGCGTCCGGCGCAACCGGGGCGGATGGGGCTTCGACCAGGCGTACGGCACCGTGGCGGTGCCCGGAGCGCCGCCGGTGCGGGTCGAGTCGGCGCACCCGGCGGCCCCCTACGCGGTGGACCAGGTCGGCCACTGGCGCACCGACCTGGCGGCGCAGCCGCCCGCGACGCCGGACGGAGGGCTGCGGATCCTGGCCGGCGACTTCAACGCCACCCTCGACCATGCCCCGCTGCGCGCCCTGCTGGCCACCGGCTACGTCGACGCCGCCGCCGAGGTCGGCGCGGGCCTCACCGGCACCTGGGGCCCCTACGACGGCGACCCGATCCCGCCGGTGACCATCGACCACGTGCTCGT harbors:
- a CDS encoding endonuclease/exonuclease/phosphatase family protein, producing MVITDAAARPATDQARTSGTLLCWAAVAPGVAWAVVRLAGLDRGPLVQLLAFTPYVAAGSLLPLLLALALRRRWPAVVAAVVTAVLVAVVAPRALPAGQPPADGPTVRLLTANLLAGAADARALVGLVERHRVDVLTVQEFTPRAAAELDRLGLGRLLPHRHLNPQAGTVGSGLYARFPVGEVGVRRNRGGWGFDQAYGTVAVPGAPPVRVESAHPAAPYAVDQVGHWRTDLAAQPPATPDGGLRILAGDFNATLDHAPLRALLATGYVDAAAEVGAGLTGTWGPYDGDPIPPVTIDHVLVDRRIAVRAVAVHRVPGSDHRAVLAELRLPAG